A stretch of Cicer arietinum cultivar CDC Frontier isolate Library 1 chromosome 5, Cicar.CDCFrontier_v2.0, whole genome shotgun sequence DNA encodes these proteins:
- the LOC101494712 gene encoding cytochrome P450 71D9-like isoform X2 — MALLVLYLSYIFSFVLLTLIVQKIRKKKSYSTYNLPPGPIKLPIIGNIHNLLSSQPHKKLRDLAKKYGPLMHLQLGEVSTIIISSPECASEVMKTHDINFASRPQILATEIMSYNTTNIAFAPYGNYWRQLRKICTLELLSLKRVNSYKSIREEVFFNLVERIGSENGSVVNLTQAVISSIYTIVSRTAFGNECKDQEKFISILKQSIKVASGFNLGDLFPSSKWIQHVTGLRPKLEEFHRQTDQIVENIINEHREAKYTKAKDDQGEVEEDLVDVLLKYEDGSNQEFSLTKSNIKAIIMDIFGAGGETSASTIDWAMAEMVRDPRIMQKAKTEEEECVQEAHLV, encoded by the exons ATGGCTCTATTAGTCCTCTACTTGTCCTATATTTTCTCCTTTGTCCTCTTAACCCTTATAGTACAAAAgataagaaagaagaaaagTTACTCAACTTATAACTTACCACCTGGGCCAATAAAGCTACCTATTATAGGAAATATACACAATCTTTTAAGCTCTCAACCccataaaaaattaagagacTTGGCCAAAAAATATGGACCCTTGATGCATCTTCAACTTGGAGAGGTTTCTACTATTATCATTTCATCACCTGAGTGTGCTAGTGAAGTAATGAAAACACATGATATTAACTTTGCATCAAGGCCTCAAATCTTAGCTACagaaataatgtcttacaataCCACAAATATAGCTTTTGCACCTTATGGTAATTACTGGAGACAGCTAAGAAAAATCTGCACATTGGAGCTTTTAAGCCTTAAAAGGGTGAACTCATACAAATCAATTAGAGAAGAAGTGTTCTTCAATCTTGTCGAAAGGATTGGTTCGGAGAACGGATCTGTCGTCAACCTCACTCAAGCTGTAATTTCTTCGATATACACGATTGTTTCGAGGACCGCCTTTGGTAATGAATGCAAAGACCAAGAGAAATTTATATCAATACTGAAACAATCAATAAAGGTTGCATCAGGTTTTAACTTAGGAGATTTGTTTCCTTCTTCTAAATGGATTCAACATGTTACTGGTTTGAGGCCTAAGCTTGAGGAGTTTCATAGACAAACTGATCAGATAGTGGAAAACATTATCAATGAGCATAGAGAGGCAAAGTACACAAAAGCCAAAGATGATCAAGGTGAAGTAGAAGAAGATCTAGTAGATGTTCTCTTAAAATATGAGGATGGTAGCAACCAAGAATTTTCATTAACAAAGAGCAATATCAAGGCAATTATCATG GACATTTTTGGTGCTGGAGGTGAGACATCAGCAAGCACAATAGATTGGGCCATGGCAGAAATGGTAAGAGATCCAAGAATAATGCAGAAAGCAAAAACTGAG